The genomic stretch TTATTTCGGTGTAAAGAATTTTAATACATAaacatgtatattatgaaaaggaACATATATTATTCCAAAAGGTTTTACACCAGAATTCATGCTGTTAATTCCatatctccatgaactttttcaagcacactcatatacacatgcacacacatgattCATTTTAAGGAACTATTTCACATGATTATAGGAGCTGATCAATCTGATATCATTAGGGCAGGTTGGCAAGTGAAGACCCTGGGGAGACCTGATGTTATAGCCTTGAGTTCAAAGCAACCTGGAGACAGAAACTGTCTTCTTCAGGGGACATCAGACCTTTCTCTTAAAAATCTATTGATTCTATTATGCTCAGCACACTGTGAGTAAAGTGGATTATTTTCCAATCTAATTATTTCAATGTTAAGCACTTTACAAAATATCTTAACACCTACATCaagtattttagaaaaaaacttGTTACCAAGACCTAgccacattattatttttttgacaggcagagtggacagtgagagagacaaaggtcttccatttccgttggttcaccccccaatggctgctgcggcaggtgcactgcagctggtgcatcgcgctgatccaaagccaggagccaggtgcttctcctggttcccatgcgggtgcaggtcccaagcacttgggccatcctccactgcactcccgggccacagcagagagctggactggaagaggagcaagcgggacagaatccggtgccccaaccgggactagaacccggtgtgccggcactgtaggcggaggattagcctagtgagccatggtgccggccgccAAGACCTAGCCACATTGACATGTAAAATTATTACATAGGATATGGAACCCTGAAGAAGATCTCAAGTGAAAAGTTCAGGATAGAAAccatatttcttcctttaattcctcccataatttattaaattctcatttatttttcctacATCAAAGTCCATGACATCATGTCCATTTCAGCATCAAGATGTATGGACTCAGTCAACCGTATTGCTGAAAATAGTATATCTGAGGTTCCCTAATATTTTGTGGTACAAAATTGTATCTTAAACTTGGATAGATTGCTAAAAATTCATGCCAAATAGTTAAGggtagaaatttttaattttgagatgaTTTAATACATGTAGTTATTTTAACATAATGGGGTTTTGCTCCTTTAAAGCTGAAGGAGTCCACATCTCAGCCTGAAGAAAAGTGAATGGACATTCTGAAACATCAGGCACTGCGCCAAGTGCTGGCTGTGCCCCAGTCATCAGGGAAGTCGACTAAACAAATAATCAAGGGCCTTGAACGCTGTGGGGTGAGTTCAGGATGGGATGGAAGCATAGCAGCAGGTCTCACCAAGTCTGGAGACATAGAAAGGTTTAGTTGAGCAAGTGACAGGAAATACACCTGAAGGATAAGCaggtgagggagggaaggtgcAAAAGGAATGAAGTGGTAGGCAGGAGGGACAACAAGACGAGGGTGTTTCAGTCCAGCATTGctggagggtgggaggcaggggtcacTGTGGGGCAAGATGAGAGTGTGCAGCTAGGCAAGGGCGAGGTTATGAAGCAATGTTTGTATCCTTGAAAGGagttttgcctttattttatGAGGAATGAGAATCTCCCGGACCATTCATCAAAAAAGAGATGATACTGGGGCTGACTTCgtgatgcagagggttaagctgccacttgcaatgctggcatctcatatctgagtgctggatCAAGACTATTTCTTCATTTGCAAtcctgcttcctgataatgtgcctgggagtcagcagatgattcaagtacttgggcccctgccacccatgtgggagacccagctgcagTTCCAGGCCCCAAGCTTTTGGCTGACCCacccccagtcattgcagccatttggagagtaaaccagcagatggaagatctctctctctctctctctctctgtctgcctttcaaataaaattatcttaaaaagaGATGGGCCAgccccgcggctcaataagctaatcctctgcctgtggcgccggcacaccgggttctagtcccggttgctcctcttccagtccagctctctgctctggcccaggagtacagtggaggatggcccaagtgtttgggccctgcacctgcatgggagaccgggagaagtgcctggctcctggcttctgatcagcgagatgcgccggccgcagcggccactggagggtgaaccaacggcaaaaaggaagacctttctgtctctcactatccactctgcctgtcaaaaaaaaaaaaaaaaaaaaaaaaaaaaaagaactgtatgtATGAACTGTATTGAATCTTTCCTCTGTTTTAATAACACATTAACATTAGAATTGATGATAATTGTGTTGTAATTTACATGCATTTGCTGTGGTCCTAACAATCTATTAATAAAGtcctctaaaatgaaaataaataaaaattttaaaaatccataggaAAAATGTTTTATCTTAGAATGCCACAATGTGAATGAAGCATCTTTAAGGAGAATGGTATTAAGGCAGAAGACGAGAAGAGTAGAGAGGATTTTTTAATAGTCCAGGTAAGATAAGATCTGTTTGGTCTAAGATTGTGCTGTTGGGTTGAGGAGTCCATGAATCAGAGCAAGATGAAGTATGAAATCTATGACAACTAGATTGGAACTGATGGTAAGAGGAGGAGTGAATGAAGTAAAGCTCACAGATTTCTGATGCTAGATTCCTTTCACTGAAATATGAGAGTGGAGGAGGAGGTTGGGAGAGGGAAAAGTTGAGATCATGAGTTTCGTTTGGGATCTCTTGAGCTTATGGTGTCCATGAGCCATCTATAGAAAATAATGGGATAGAGTTCTCTGTGTCAGAAAGATGTCTGCACCTGATATTTAAACAGTAATCTAAGACATTGAGCAGAAGGATTTTTCTTGGGAATATTcatacaattaaaagaaaaaaaggcttgACGAACATTAACAAGAAAGtgacatggggctggcaccgtggcacagtgggttaatattctgtctgcggcaccagtatcccatgtgggcaccagttctagtcccggttgctcatctttcaatctggctctgacctgggaaggcagtagggtatggtccaagtgtttgggcccctgcatccgtgtgggagacccagaacaggctcctggatcctggatcctggcgtcagatcaggcgcagctctggctgttgtggccatttgggagtgaaccatgcaTGGAAGCCCCtactcggtctctccctctctctgtaattctacttctcaaataaataaatagaatctttaaggaaaaaaaagtgacagaacaGTAGCCAATTAAAGTTACTGAGGATAACCAAGCAggaagataaatgtattttgtgcctcagaagaaaatagaaaagaatgttTTACAAAAGATAGAATGTTGTAACATGTTAATGAGAAGTAAAGAAAGTCACTTAGAATTACTAGCCTGTTTTTACATGTAAGATTATTATTAGGAGTTAATATTTAATATGTGCTGGACAATCTGCTGGTCATGAGATATACCAATGAGGACAGAATCCTACTCTGCAAAAAGCAAACAGGTAACTGATGGATGGGAAGTCCTCTCACAAAGATCTTAGTCTGAGGGTAACCTCATACAAGCTTCaatgaaaagaatgaatttgAGTTTTCAAGCACATAGCAGATGCCAGAAAAGATTATAGGTATCTATGTGGTCCAATGTATGTGAGCAGGAGGTAAAGTGTctggttgcttttttttaaacttttatttagtaaatataaatttccaaagtacagtttatggattacaatggcttccctcccccataacttccctcccattcgcacccctcccatctcccgctccctctcctattccattcacatcaagattatcaattgtctttatatacagaagatttagtatatattaagtaaagatttcatcagtttccacccacacagaaacacaaagtgtaaaatactgtttcagtactagttatagcattacttcacattggacaacacattaaggacagagatcccacatgaggagtaagtacacagtgactcctgttgttgacttaactatttgacactcttctttatggtgtcagtaatctccctaggctctagtcatgagttgccaaggctatggttgctttttagtttttttcaattctcatgttaatgtaatGTTAATGCAAACAGAACAGATTCCACATAGTTCATAGATAGAACTCTATAAGGATATAATCTGATTATAAAACATTAGAGTATAGAGATTATGTTCATTGTGATGatagtgaaaaaaataatttttttcagaatacttAACAGCGTACCATAGAAACAATCAATAAAACTTCAACTTTTGATGGACACTATTGCTTCTGCCTAAGGGCTCTAGCAACAGAGCATGACTGGAAAGAACCAAACCACTGTCTCAGAGTTCCTCCTCCTGGGCCTGCCTATCCAGCCACAGCACAAAAACCTCTTCTACGTCCTGCTCCTGGCCATGTACCTGACCACCGTCCTGGGGAACCTCCTCATCATCGTCCTCATTCACCTGGACTCCCATCTCCACACGCCCATGTACTTGTTTCTCAGCAACTTGTCCTTCTCtgacctctgcttctcctctgtcacAATGCCCAAATTGCTGCAGATCATGCAGAGCCAAGTCCCATCCATCCCCTATGCAGGATGCCTGGCCCAGATGTATTTCTACCTATTTTTTGCAGACCTGGAGAGCTTCCTCCTTGTGGCCATGGCCTACGACCGCTACGTGGCCATCTGTTTCCCCCTGCACTACACCAGCATCATGAGTCCTAAGCTCTGCCTCTTCCTGGTGACGCTGTCCTGGGTGCTGACCACATTCCATGCCCTGTTGCACACCCTGCTCATGGCCAGGCTGTCTTTCTGTGCAGGTAATGTGATCTCACACTTTTTCTGTGACATATCTGCTCTTCTGAAGTTGGCCTGCTCTGATACCCATGTCAATGAATTGGTGATATTTGTCATGGGTGGACTTGTTATTGTCATCCCGTTCCTACTCATTATCACATCCTATGCAAGGATTGTGTCTTCCATCATCAAGGTTCCTTCTGCACGAGGCATCCGTAAggccttctccacctgtggctcccacCTGTCCGTGGTGTCCCTGTTCTTTGGCACAATTATTGGTCTCTACCTAATTCCATCAGCCAATAATTCTACTGTGAAGGAGACTGTCATGGCTATGATGTACACTGTGGTGACTCCCATGCTGAACCCcttcatctacagcctgaggaacCGAG from Lepus europaeus isolate LE1 chromosome 18, mLepTim1.pri, whole genome shotgun sequence encodes the following:
- the LOC133776574 gene encoding olfactory receptor 1468-like gives rise to the protein MTGKNQTTVSEFLLLGLPIQPQHKNLFYVLLLAMYLTTVLGNLLIIVLIHLDSHLHTPMYLFLSNLSFSDLCFSSVTMPKLLQIMQSQVPSIPYAGCLAQMYFYLFFADLESFLLVAMAYDRYVAICFPLHYTSIMSPKLCLFLVTLSWVLTTFHALLHTLLMARLSFCAGNVISHFFCDISALLKLACSDTHVNELVIFVMGGLVIVIPFLLIITSYARIVSSIIKVPSARGIRKAFSTCGSHLSVVSLFFGTIIGLYLIPSANNSTVKETVMAMMYTVVTPMLNPFIYSLRNRDMKGALGRVICKKILFCL